GCTTGGACAATTCTGAGTTCCGAttcatcaatctttctAGCTGGATCTTCCGATCACAAACGACACAGAGTGTTATGCCACACATTTTATCCATTCCAGCCTCAAATAAAAGTGGTACGTCCAAGATACACATTTTTTCAAAGTGTATATAGCATCCAAGTATCTGTCTTAAGATCTCGTTACGAACAGCCGGATGTGTGAATGAGTTGAGAACCTTTAGTTCCTCCTTATGACTAAACACATACCGTCCAAGAGCTGCTCTATTCAATACACTGTTAGGAGCCTCCACCAAATCGGGTATTTTGGGCCCGAAGTATTTCACTATCTTGCTATATGCAGCCTTTCCTGGCACCACTACTTCTCTTGCAATCCTGTCCGCATCTATAACGGTTAAATCATAACGATTTTGGAGTCTCTTGGAAACGGTCGATTTCCCAGACGCGATTCCTCCTGTCAATCCAACCACAAGCATAACTTAAAGCAATGATGGAAACCGTAATTTATAAGAAACAACTTCCCCGCGTTTTCCGCCTTATAGTTTTTCCGAGGCCTTgaaaaagtgaaaaattgaaaatgaaaaattttaggaCATAATTCGGAGATGAAGTCCGAAAAAGTATATTTAGTAAAGTAAGCTTTGTAGATCCTACTGAAGTGACTTTAAATC
This region of Brettanomyces nanus chromosome 2, complete sequence genomic DNA includes:
- a CDS encoding uncharacterized protein (BUSCO:EOG09343GYX) translates to MLVVGLTGGIASGKSTVSKRLQNRYDLTVIDADRIAREVVVPGKAAYSKIVKYFGPKIPDLVEAPNSVLNRAALGRYVFSHKEELKVLNSFTHPAVRNEILRQILGCYIHFEKMCILDVPLLFEAGMDKMCGITLCVVCDRKIQLERLMNRNSELSKQDCENRIDSQMSNSEKICRADIVIDNETTIDQLYESLDHSIRQIQPSALWAYLEVICPPIAVVSAGFCLLGRLLPVGIAAWLTSQVK